ATAACAATTTATCTAGAGGACTAACTTCTCCAATTTTAAAAATAATTGCATCTTCTTTATCAAATCCATATTTTTCAGCACTATCTTTAAATCTAATTGGGGGTTCCATAATCGGCTCTAATGACAAAACAAATGTTCCCCAATGCATTCCTAATACTTTTTTACTTTTTAGGTCTTGTGCAACATTCAGGGCTTCCTCTGGCGTAGTATGATATATAGTTTTATCAAACATTGGTTTGAAATTATAAGCCCCAATATTAATCATTGTCAGATCTATAGGACCATATTTTTCACCTAGTTCTTTGTAGATTTCCCCATATCCAGTGTCACATGCAAATAAAATTTTTTTATTTTTATGTTCTATTAAAAAATTACCCCACAAAGTTTTATTAGTGTCTGTTAAACTTCTCTTTGACCAATGAACTGCAGGAAGTAAAGAAATTTTCAAATCCTCATTTATAATTATTTGATCATACCAATCCATTTCATTTACATCTTTATATCCTTTGAAATATTTACCGAGGTTTAATGGCGTCAATACTTTTGCACTCTTGAAAGGAAAATTTCTAATTGTTGACATGTCCTGATGATCATAATGATTATGAGTAAGTAAAAATATATCCGTTTTAGGTATCTCATTTAATTTTATTGCAGGATCAGTAAATCTTTTTGGACCAAAGATTAGTGGTCCAGCGTTCTTTGAAAATACAGGATCTGTTATAATTGTAGTTCTACCTAATTTTATAAGATATGTCGCGTGACCTATCCAAGCAATATAATCATTATCTTTATATTTTTCTAAATCAGCTAATACTTTTTGTTTTTCAATAACATGTTCTTTTGGATAAGATAAATCAACTTTTTTTCTCAATTTACTAAAAGTTCTATAAGAAAATTTTCTTGACTTAGATATTATTACTGGAGATCCTTTTGGATTTCTGAAAGTGCCATCAGGCAAATGATGATAAGGTCTTTCTTTCATATTATTTTTTTTTCTCCATTAACCATAAGCTATTTCCTGCAAGAAAATATATTTTTCCATTAACAGGGTGAACTTGTATATCTCTTATTCTTCCAATTTTATCTTTGAAAATAATTTTTTCTTCTATCTTGGATAAATTTTGAAATTTTAATTTTCTCATTGATTTATCTTTTAAAGAAGTAATTAGCGCCTCACCGTTCCACTCTTTAAATTCATTTCCCTTATAAATAGTTATGGCACTTGCAGCTATTGAAGGCACCCAGTATTGGATTGCCTTCGTAAAACCTGGTTTCCATTTAGGTCCAATTTTTGACCCTGAATAATTTGTTCCACCCCAACCTAAAACTTTCCAACCATAATTCTCTCCCTTTTTTACTTCACCAAACCAATCACCACCTTTTGCACCATGGTTGCTTGCATAAATTTTTCCATCAAAAGAGGAATAGGTTAGACCTTGCGGATTACGAACACCAATTTGATAAATTTCTGGTAACCAATTTGATTTTCCTTCAAACTTAGGGTTATCTTCTGGAATACTACCGTCTAAATAAATTCTGATAATACTTCCAGGATGGTTTGTTGGATCTTGAGCAATCATACCACCACCTCTTTCACCAGCAGATGCAAAAAGATAATTGTCTTTTATAGCCAGTCTTGAACCGAAATGATAACCAGATTCTATTGGTGGTTCAGCTTGAAATATATTTTCGAAATTTAAATTTTTTTTATTTAATTTAGCTTTTGCAATCGAGGTGCTTGTTTTCCAATTCCCTCTATTTTCTGAATAAGAAATCCATAAGTGATTATCTTGGTAAATAATATCTAATAAACCTCCTTGTCCGTGTACAAAATAATTTAAGTCATGTTCAACTTCATAAACTTCCTGAGAAATAATATTTACTATTTTTATTTTTCCAGTTTTTTCAGTGATAATAAGCTCTTCATTACTTATAAAAGATGATCCCCATGGGTCACTTAAATCTGCCAATTTTTTAAAAGTAAAATTTTCAGAAAAACTTTTCGATGAAAATAATAAAAGGAAAAATATCGATAAAAAATATTTGATCACTTTATGAAAGTTTAGATCTACCACCATCTACAGCAATTATTTGGCCTGTAACCCAAGAACTGTCTTCTGTTAGTAAGAATTTAGCAAGAGCAGCGGAGTCTTTACCTTCTCCCAATCTTTTAAGGGGATGTGCTTTTGCAATACCTTCAGCTATAGCAGTATTTTTTAACATTGGTTCTGCTATTTTAGATTTTGTTAAACTTGGTGCCACACAATTTACTCTTATGTTTGGAGCGAATTCTGCTGCAAGAGAAACCGTCAATCCCTCAACAGCTGCTTTTGCTGATGCTATGATTGCATGATTGGTAAAACCTCTTTGAGCAGCAACAGTTGAAAATAACACTATTGAACCTTTATTTTTTTTTAAACTTTCCTGATATCCTTTAATTGCTTCTACAGCAGAATAAAGATTAAGCTTCATACATTTCTGAAAGTCTTGTTCATTTACCATTCTCAATGGTTTTAAATCAATTGAACCAACACAATAAGCTAGGCCTTTAATTTCAGAAATATCTGATTTAACTTTTTCTATAAACCCATCCTCTAAAACATCTGCAACTGTATGTGAGCATCCAAGTTTTTCAGAGACAGAGCTAAGTTCACTTTCATTTCTTCCAACTAAATGAATATCGTTTCCAGAGTTTTTTAATTGTTCTGCTAAACTTGACCCAATAGAACCTGTCGCACCAAAAATTACATATTTTTCTGACATAAAAAATTTTATTAGTTATATTTAACTATGAAGTTATTTTTTATACTTGGTAATCAATTATTTCCAACAAAATACCTAGACCGCTTCAAAAAAGACCACCTATTTTTTATGGCTGAAGATAAGGGTTTATGCACTTATGAAAAGCATCATAAACAAAAAATTTTATTATTTCTATCTTCTATGCGTTCTTATTCAGACCGATTAAGAAAAAACAAATTTAAATTAGATTACTTTAAAATCGAAGATAAAGAATTTAATGAAGATTATTTAAAAAAATTAAAAAAAATAATTACACAAAAAAAAGTAAATGAAATTTCTAGTTTTGAAGTAGAGGATAAATTTTTTGAAAAAAAAATTTCACAATTTTTAAAAAAAGAAAAAATACACTGGAATGTTATCCAAACTCCCATGTTTTTAAATTCAAGAGCTGAATTTAAAAATTATTTATCAAAATCAAAAAAACCTTTTATGGCAACTTTCTACAAAGATGTTAGAAAAAAATCTGGAATATTGATGGGTTCAGATGGTAATCCGATCGGAGGTAAATGGAGCTTTGATGAAGATAACAGAAATAAATTACCTAAAAATATTTCAATTCCTAAATTTCCAAAAATCAATGAAACCAGCCATACAAAAAAATTAAAGCCTATCATTGAAAAGGAATTTAAAAATCACCCAGGGAGTACAAATAATTTTTGGTTTGCAACAGAATACGAAGACGTAGTTAAACTTTTAAATTTTTTTATAAAAGAAAAATCAAACTTATTTGGTGATTATGAGGATGCAGTTGATCAAAAAGATAATATTCTATTTCACAGTGCATTAAGTCCCTATATAAATTTAGGTTTAATTACTCCTGAATTTGTTATCCAAAAAATTTTAGATTTTTATAAAAAAAATAAAATTAGAATGAATTCTTTAGAGGGCTACATTCGCCAGGTGATTGGTTGGCGAGAATTTATGCGTGGAATTTATCAGTCCTATTCTCAAGAAATGGAAACTGGAAATTTTTTTAAACAAAATAGAAAAATGAAAAATTCTTGGTACGATGGAACCACTGGTCTTCCACCTTTGGATTATGCAATTAAAAATGCCGTTAATCATGGTTGGTCACATCACATTGAAAGGTTAATGATCTTATCAAACATTATGAACCTTTGTGAAATTAAGCCAACAATTGTTTACAAATGGTTCATGGAGATGTTTGTAGACTCCTCAGATTGGGTGATGGTTCCTAATGTTTATGGAATGGGATTATTTAGTGATGGAGGAATTTTTGCGACCAAACCTTATATTTGTGGATCTGTATATTTTATGAAAATGATGGACTTTAAGAAAGGTGATTGGTGTAACACGATGGATGGTTTGTACTGGAGGTTCATTGATCGAAATAGAAAATTTTTTTTAAAAAATCCTCGTTTGTCGATGATGGTGAGGATATTTGACAAAATGAAATCTGAAAGAAAAAAATTAATTTTATCAGAAGCTGATAAATTTATAAAACTAAATACAATTTGATGAAAAAAGAAAATTTACCAACAAAAATTTGTCCAGTTTGCAAAAGACCATTTACTTGGAGAAAAAAATGGAAGTTGAATTGGGATAAAGTAAAATATTGTTCCAAGAAGTGTTCTAAGCTAAGCTAAGCTTAGTGAATAT
Above is a genomic segment from Candidatus Pelagibacter sp. FZCC0015 containing:
- a CDS encoding MBL fold metallo-hydrolase; the protein is MKERPYHHLPDGTFRNPKGSPVIISKSRKFSYRTFSKLRKKVDLSYPKEHVIEKQKVLADLEKYKDNDYIAWIGHATYLIKLGRTTIITDPVFSKNAGPLIFGPKRFTDPAIKLNEIPKTDIFLLTHNHYDHQDMSTIRNFPFKSAKVLTPLNLGKYFKGYKDVNEMDWYDQIIINEDLKISLLPAVHWSKRSLTDTNKTLWGNFLIEHKNKKILFACDTGYGEIYKELGEKYGPIDLTMINIGAYNFKPMFDKTIYHTTPEEALNVAQDLKSKKVLGMHWGTFVLSLEPIMEPPIRFKDSAEKYGFDKEDAIIFKIGEVSPLDKLL
- a CDS encoding PQQ-dependent sugar dehydrogenase; its protein translation is MVVDLNFHKVIKYFLSIFFLLLFSSKSFSENFTFKKLADLSDPWGSSFISNEELIITEKTGKIKIVNIISQEVYEVEHDLNYFVHGQGGLLDIIYQDNHLWISYSENRGNWKTSTSIAKAKLNKKNLNFENIFQAEPPIESGYHFGSRLAIKDNYLFASAGERGGGMIAQDPTNHPGSIIRIYLDGSIPEDNPKFEGKSNWLPEIYQIGVRNPQGLTYSSFDGKIYASNHGAKGGDWFGEVKKGENYGWKVLGWGGTNYSGSKIGPKWKPGFTKAIQYWVPSIAASAITIYKGNEFKEWNGEALITSLKDKSMRKLKFQNLSKIEEKIIFKDKIGRIRDIQVHPVNGKIYFLAGNSLWLMEKKK
- a CDS encoding SDR family NAD(P)-dependent oxidoreductase, producing the protein MSEKYVIFGATGSIGSSLAEQLKNSGNDIHLVGRNESELSSVSEKLGCSHTVADVLEDGFIEKVKSDISEIKGLAYCVGSIDLKPLRMVNEQDFQKCMKLNLYSAVEAIKGYQESLKKNKGSIVLFSTVAAQRGFTNHAIIASAKAAVEGLTVSLAAEFAPNIRVNCVAPSLTKSKIAEPMLKNTAIAEGIAKAHPLKRLGEGKDSAALAKFLLTEDSSWVTGQIIAVDGGRSKLS
- a CDS encoding cryptochrome/photolyase family protein, which produces MKLFFILGNQLFPTKYLDRFKKDHLFFMAEDKGLCTYEKHHKQKILLFLSSMRSYSDRLRKNKFKLDYFKIEDKEFNEDYLKKLKKIITQKKVNEISSFEVEDKFFEKKISQFLKKEKIHWNVIQTPMFLNSRAEFKNYLSKSKKPFMATFYKDVRKKSGILMGSDGNPIGGKWSFDEDNRNKLPKNISIPKFPKINETSHTKKLKPIIEKEFKNHPGSTNNFWFATEYEDVVKLLNFFIKEKSNLFGDYEDAVDQKDNILFHSALSPYINLGLITPEFVIQKILDFYKKNKIRMNSLEGYIRQVIGWREFMRGIYQSYSQEMETGNFFKQNRKMKNSWYDGTTGLPPLDYAIKNAVNHGWSHHIERLMILSNIMNLCEIKPTIVYKWFMEMFVDSSDWVMVPNVYGMGLFSDGGIFATKPYICGSVYFMKMMDFKKGDWCNTMDGLYWRFIDRNRKFFLKNPRLSMMVRIFDKMKSERKKLILSEADKFIKLNTI
- a CDS encoding DUF2256 domain-containing protein, producing MKKENLPTKICPVCKRPFTWRKKWKLNWDKVKYCSKKCSKLS